The following are encoded together in the Salvia hispanica cultivar TCC Black 2014 chromosome 6, UniMelb_Shisp_WGS_1.0, whole genome shotgun sequence genome:
- the LOC125196385 gene encoding uncharacterized protein LOC125196385 isoform X1: MNASHIEQARERVAQALESLQKSICENVIIGVQSLQKENLLQKQQQLEKLLDEKTILKQAVSVQHERQEEFEEMGQEMLRLKQLVVQYQEQVRTLEANNYVLTMHLRQAEQNNSIPGRFKPDVF, translated from the exons ATGAATGCGTCACATATAGAGCAGGCTAGGGAACGTGTGGCGCAAGCCCTCGAGTCACTACAGAAGTCCATTTGTGAGAATGTAATTATAGGTGTTCAGAGCCTTCAGAAG GAGAACCTACTGCAAAAGCAGCAGCAGCTGGAAAAGCTCCTTGATGAGAAAACTATTTTGAAGCAGGCAGTTTCTGTTCAGCACGAGCGACAGGAGGAGTTTGAGGAAATGGGCCAGGAGATGCTGAGGCTGAAGCAACTGGTAGTTCAATACCAGGAGCAAGTTAGAACTCTTGAG GCTAACAACTATGTTTTGACGATGCACCTGAGGCAGGCTGAGCAAAATAACTCAATCCCTGGGCGTTTTAAACCAGATGTGTTTTAG
- the LOC125196385 gene encoding uncharacterized protein LOC125196385 isoform X2 gives MNASHIEQARERVAQALESLQKSICENVIIGVQSLQKAVSVQHERQEEFEEMGQEMLRLKQLVVQYQEQVRTLEANNYVLTMHLRQAEQNNSIPGRFKPDVF, from the exons ATGAATGCGTCACATATAGAGCAGGCTAGGGAACGTGTGGCGCAAGCCCTCGAGTCACTACAGAAGTCCATTTGTGAGAATGTAATTATAGGTGTTCAGAGCCTTCAGAAG GCAGTTTCTGTTCAGCACGAGCGACAGGAGGAGTTTGAGGAAATGGGCCAGGAGATGCTGAGGCTGAAGCAACTGGTAGTTCAATACCAGGAGCAAGTTAGAACTCTTGAG GCTAACAACTATGTTTTGACGATGCACCTGAGGCAGGCTGAGCAAAATAACTCAATCCCTGGGCGTTTTAAACCAGATGTGTTTTAG